In the genome of Longimicrobium sp., the window GGATGGGGATGAGCGTCGAGACTATCGACACCGGGGCGCGGATCGGGCCCGCGGCGGCATCCGACCTGGACGGCGTGGCCGCGCTGCTGGCGGAGGGGCGCCTCCCCCCGGCGGGGATCGAGGAGCACTTCCCGGCCGGCTTCCTGGTCGCCCGCGACGAGGCGGGGGCGATCGTCGGCACGGCGGGGGTGGAGGTGTACGGCGGCGTGGGCCTGCTGCGCTCGGTGGCCGTGGCCGAGCGGGCGCGCGGGCGGGGGCTGGGCGAGCGGCTCACCCGCGCGGCGATGGAGCTGGCCGCAGGGCGCGGCGTGCGCGACCTGTACCTGCTCACCACCTCGGCCGAGGAGTACTTCCCGCGCCTCGGCTTCGCGCGCGTGGCCCGCGAGGAGATGCCGGCCGAGCTCGCCCGCTCCGAGCAGATGCGCGGCGCCTGCCCCGCGACGGCGGTCGGGATGCGCCGCGCGCTGGAGCCCGCCGTCCACAGCTGATCGGCGCGGCGAGGCAGCCGGCTCCCGGGTTGCAGACGCCGCCGCGGCGCCGTACCATGGCCGCGCCGACAACGATGCTTTCCGCGAGGTGAACCGTGGTCCGTCTCTCCACCCTGCGCGGCGTGCTGCCGCTGGCCGCGGCGCTGGCCGGCGCGGCCGCGTCTCCCGCGGCTGCCCAGCCCGGGCAGGCCCCCCTGAGCCCGCGCGACACCGTGCACTTCGACGCGGGCGGCGGGCGGCACGTCTTCATCGACTACGGCCGCCCGTCGATGCGCGGGCGCCGGATCATGGGCGGCCTGGTGCCGTTCGGGCAGGTGTGGCGCACGGGCGCCAACGCCGCCACCACGCTGGTGACCGACGTGGACCTGCAGATCGGCGCGGCGCGCGTGCCGCGCGGCACCTACACCCTCTACACCATCCCCAGCCAGGGCGGGTGGACGCTGATCGTCAACCGGCAGACGGGGCAGTGGGGGACGCAGTACGACCGCGCCCGCGACCTGGTGCGCATCCCCATGCGCGTGGCCACGCTCCCGCGGCCGGTGGAGCAGTTCGCCATCCTGCTCCAGCGCGGGCAGGGCGGCGCGCACACGCTGGCGCTGCAGTGGGAGCGCACGCGCGCCTACGTGCCGTTCCGCGTGGCGCAGCCGGCCCGCGGCTCGCGCCGATGAGCGAAGCCGGCGTCCGGCCCGCCACGGCCGCGGCGGACGTGGAACTCGCCGAGCCGTTCCGCCGCTTCGGCGAGCTGCTGGAGCGCGCGGTGGCGGGCGGCCTCCCCGAGCCCACGGCGATGGCGCTCGCCACCGCCACGGCCGAGGGGCGCCCGTCGGTGCGCATGGTGCTGCTCAAGGGGCACGACGAACGGGGCTTCGTCTTCTACACCAACCTGGAGAGCCGCAAGGCGCGCGAGCTGCGCGAGAACCCGTACGCGGCGCTCTGCTTCCACTGGGTGGCGATGGGGGTGCAGGTCCGCGTGGAGGGCCGCGTGGAGCCGGTGAGCGACGCCGAGGCCGACGCCTACTACGCCAGCCGTCCGCGCGGCAGCCGCATCGGCGCGTGGGCGTCCAAGCAGAGCGCGCCGCTGGCCGAGTACGCCGACCTGGTGCGGCGGGTGGAGGAGCTGGAGGCGCGCTACGGCGAGGGCGAGATCCCGCGCCCGCCGTTCTGGTCGGGCTTCCGGCTGGTCCCCGGGCGCATCGAGTTCTGGTTCGGCCGCCCCAGCCGCCTGCACGAGCGCGAGCTGTACACGCTGGCCGACGGCGACCCGCCGCGCTGGACGAAGGAGCTGCTCTACCCCTAGCGCTGAGTAGCTGAACCCGAACCGGGCCACATCCCAAGTCCACCTTCTCAGGAAGTCACCGGACGTGAGTAGCACTCCTCTTTTCCACGCCTTTCAAGAACTCAAGCAGAATTTGGATCAAGTCGTTGTAGCCTCCTCTCAGAACATAGATGATGCGCTGAGCCGATTTTTCGAACCACTCCGTTCAAGCAATACGATTGGCAGAGTGCTAGATGACGT includes:
- the arsN2 gene encoding arsenic resistance N-acetyltransferase ArsN2; amino-acid sequence: MSVETIDTGARIGPAAASDLDGVAALLAEGRLPPAGIEEHFPAGFLVARDEAGAIVGTAGVEVYGGVGLLRSVAVAERARGRGLGERLTRAAMELAAGRGVRDLYLLTTSAEEYFPRLGFARVAREEMPAELARSEQMRGACPATAVGMRRALEPAVHS
- a CDS encoding DUF2911 domain-containing protein, with translation MVRLSTLRGVLPLAAALAGAAASPAAAQPGQAPLSPRDTVHFDAGGGRHVFIDYGRPSMRGRRIMGGLVPFGQVWRTGANAATTLVTDVDLQIGAARVPRGTYTLYTIPSQGGWTLIVNRQTGQWGTQYDRARDLVRIPMRVATLPRPVEQFAILLQRGQGGAHTLALQWERTRAYVPFRVAQPARGSRR
- the pdxH gene encoding pyridoxamine 5'-phosphate oxidase, which translates into the protein MSEAGVRPATAAADVELAEPFRRFGELLERAVAGGLPEPTAMALATATAEGRPSVRMVLLKGHDERGFVFYTNLESRKARELRENPYAALCFHWVAMGVQVRVEGRVEPVSDAEADAYYASRPRGSRIGAWASKQSAPLAEYADLVRRVEELEARYGEGEIPRPPFWSGFRLVPGRIEFWFGRPSRLHERELYTLADGDPPRWTKELLYP